One window from the genome of Nicotiana sylvestris chromosome 9, ASM39365v2, whole genome shotgun sequence encodes:
- the LOC104230376 gene encoding uncharacterized protein — protein sequence MAFLSFTGRLLFVSVFVLSAYQEFSEFGLDGGSAAKALSPKFNVFSKHVATHTGFQVPHVEMKHLVLGALVMKGLGSLLFVFGSSLGAYILLLHQAITTPILFDFYNYDVDKKEFAQLFVKFTQSLALLGGLLFFIGMKNSMPRRSTKKKAAPKTKTV from the exons ATGGCGTTCTTATCATTCACAGGGAGGCTTCTCTTCGTATCAGTCTTCGTTCTCTCCGCTTATCAAGA ATTCAGCGAATTTGGGCTTGATGGTGGGTCAGCAGCAAAGGCTTTAAGCCCAAAGTTCAATGTTTTCTCAAAGCATGTGGCGACACACACAGGATTTCAAGTACCACATGTAGAG ATGAAACATCTAGTGTTGGGGGCCTTAGTTATGAAGGGTCTTGGAAGCCTTCTTTTTGTCTTTGGTAGCTCTCTTGGAGCTTACATCCTG CTTTTGCATCAGGCCATTACTACCCCCATCTTATTTGACTTCTACAACTACGATGTTGACAAGAAAGAGTTTGCTCAACTTTTTGTCAAGTTTACTCAG AGCCTGGCACTTCTTGGCGGGCTGCTCTTCTTTATCGGCATGAAGAACTCTATGCCCAGGCGATCCACAAAGAAGAAGGCGGCTCCTAAGACAAAAACAGTTTAA
- the LOC104230368 gene encoding WAT1-related protein At5g07050-like: MAIMGIFKKFKPHFLMILAQICYTFLYFITEASFNHGMNPHVYVTYRHIVGGLVMLPFAYFLERQTRPKLTLALLLEIFVLSLMGVSLTLNMYFVSLNFTSPTFVSSMVNTIAALTFVLAVIFRLEVVNVGDPRGIAKILGTLVSLAGVMTMTLYKGACLKNLWQPLIYIQRGSSFVHENWLKGSILTVASCITWSIWYIMQAYTLKRYPAQLSLTTWMSFVGAAQSAFYTVIVQHKRAAWTIGFNIDFWSTIYGGIVISGLVVFIQLWCNEQKGPVFVTMFNPLSTILVAILAYFVFGEKLYMGSIIGAVIVIVGLYLLLWGKEDPKSERNDEEKCSTIKREQHEDHMMPKLASNANDFKAKP, encoded by the exons ATGGCTATTATGGGCATTTTCAAGAAGTTCAAACCTCATTTTCTTATGATTTTAGCTCAGATTTGCTATACTTTTCTATACTTCATAACTGAAGCTTCCTTCAATCATGGGATGAATCCTCATGTCTACGTTACTTATCGGCATATTGTTGGTGGTTTAGTTATGTTACCATTTGCTTATTTTCTCGAAAG acaaacaagaccaaagTTGACTTTGGCTTTGCTATTGGAAATCTTTGTACTTTCTCTTATGGG AGTGAGTTTGACGTTGAATATGTACTTTGTGAGCTTGAATTTCACTTCTCCAACTTTTGTATCTTCTATGGTCAACACTATTGCTGCATTGACCTTTGTATTAGCAGTAATATTCAG GTTGGAAGTTGTAAATGTTGGAGATCCTAGGGGAATAGCAAAAATCTTAGGAACACTGGTTTCATTGGCTGGTGTAATGACAATGACATTGTACAAAGGAGCTTGTCTGAAAAACCTATGGCAACCTCTCATCTATATTCAAAGAGGAAGCAGTTTTGTGCATGAAAATTGGCTGAAAGGGTCCATTTTGACAGTTGCTAGCTGCATTACATGGTCCATATGGTACATCATGCAG GCTTACACACTAAAAAGATATCCAGCACAATTGTCATTGACTACATGGATGAGTTTTGTTGGAGCAGCACAATCAGCTTTTTACACTGTCATTGTACAACATAAAAGAGCTGCTTGGACCATTGGTTTCAACATTGATTTTTGGTCTACAATATATGGG GGTATAGTGATCTCTGGTTTAGTGGTGTTTATTCAACTTTGGTGCAATGAGCAAAAAGGACCTGTTTTTGTAACTATGTTCAATCCACTATCAACAATATTAGTGGCAATTCTAGCATACTTTGTCTTTGGGGAAAAGCTATATATGGGCAG CATAATAGGAGCAGTAATAGTCATTGTTGGCCTTTACTTGCTCTTGTGGGGAAAAGAAGATCCCAAATCAGAGAGaaatgatgaagaaaaatgcAGCACAATCAAAAGAGAACAACATGAAGACCATATGATGCCAAAATTAGCATCAAATGCAAATGATTTTAAAGCAAAACCTTAG
- the LOC104230360 gene encoding RING-H2 finger protein ATL16-like, with protein sequence MDLESISPMKSPPINLHSSSHSSFPIIAIAIIGIFAIIFLLVIYYVFVIKCCLNWQRVDLLRPFSFSRSRNIEDPLTVYSQAVENEGLNESVIRSIPVFQYKKREENTTTSCECVVCLNEFQEDEMLRVIPNCGHVFHIDCIDIWLQNNANCPLCRISISLSKNTTNSQLDQIITPQDQDYVVIEIGDLSISPSTRKIEPNVPKTKVKKLNHVSSMGDECIDIIRNKDEQFTFQPTRRSFSMDSASDRQLYVAVQEIIQQQRQVTNVSHSEGSSSRIKRFFSFGNGRGSRNAVLPVHLES encoded by the coding sequence ATGGATTTAGAatcaatttctcccatgaaaagtCCTCCAATTAATTTGCATTCTTCTTCTCATTCTAGTTTTCCAATTATTGCCATAGCTATTATAGGCATTTTTGctattattttcttgctagtcaTTTACTATGTTTTTGTCATCAAATGTTGCTTGAATTGGCAAAGAGTTGATCTTTTGAGGCCATTTTCATTTTCAAGAAGTCGAAATATTGAAGACCCTTTAACGGTTTACTCACAAGCAGTGGAAAATGAGGGACTGAACGAATCAGTGATTCGATCAATCCCCGTTTTCCAATacaagaaaagggaagaaaatacaACAACTTCTTGTGAATGTGTTGTTTGTTTGAATGAGTTTCAAGAAGATGAGATGCTAAGAGTCATTCCAAATTGTGGCCATGTTTTTCACATTGATTGTATTGATATTTGGCTTCAAAATAATGCAAATTGTCCACTTTGTAGAATTAGCATCTCATTATCAAAAAATACAACAAATTCCCAATTGGATCAAATCATCACTCCTCAAGATCAAGACTATGTTGTGATAGAAATAGGGGATTTATCAATTAGTCCTTCTACTAGAAAAATTGAACCAAATGTACCAAAAACAAAAGTCAAAAAATTGAACCATGTTTCAAGTATGGGAGATGAATGCATTGACATAATTAGGAACAAGGATGAACAATTCACATTTCAACCAACCAGGAGATCTTTCTCAATGGATTCGGCGTCGGATCGACAACTTTACGTAGCAGTTCAAGAGATTATTCAGCAGCAAAGGCAAGTTACTAATGTTAGTCATAGTGAAGGTAGTAGTAGTAGAATTAAAAGATTTTTTTCATTTGGGAATGGAAGAGGATCAAGAAATGCAGTTTTACCAGTTCACTTAGAGTCATAG